A single window of Spirochaetota bacterium DNA harbors:
- a CDS encoding BamA/TamA family outer membrane protein, whose protein sequence is MIKKHIHILFTIIISVIIPLIIYPFGKNKVTVEVFKWHILKTVHFNVYYPYGMEQLAAKTALIAERAYVHLADALQHQLNDPVPIIVFPSHIDFQENNILLQIIGEGTGGFTEAFKNRVVVPFNGSYDEFQHVLVHELVHAFQYNILMRDSSGKMQSMMSMGAVPLWFTEGMSEYLSIGFDETADMTMRDFFLNDQYISLIDFTTYRVGNMYYYYKVGQAFFYYFETTYGKGKIGEFLRDIRDLDNFEEALKVHTKKNLEEIDTEFKHFYKKRLYPVIAGRNFDEEEGKRITNHKKTRSIFNTCPAISPDGTKIAYIDNRDIYSSISILTIGQEDAEQKARVILKGNETSEFEGMHLLDNYLSWTPDGKGIVFVSQSKNRDVLFIIDAHTGKIINEIVLPFRAIKDPSLSPDGKYISFIGQVNIQSDVYLYSLKDKTLKQITNDVFCERYPKLNADNSIIFYSSNYPTGDYTSSQYAIIKHTCATGARQIIVPPQSKNLQVDIANDGTSLVYISNREGIYNVYKYDISSSTETKITNASTGIFYPRIFPDGKKIAFVSYQNGGYDIFIKEDIKPVTIAPPFNTEHIPVMLPAHYFPLSQAIWDNYTTTVSPDWVFFGLGGTVGYGFAGFAQMSFSDYLGDNRVVVTTDYLRYGSSANYLNWDVQYLYLRYRWDYSLGFFRQKNPFGIFTLASINDLIHNAYWSTLSMDHYGVYAIASYPFTKFSRFSTRISSSRYERDYSYLDQRPDVFANLNSVSVSYNYDNVLWGFLAPLRGTRGQIMFTQVVNLTGQDYSFSSIDIDVRRYFFLDKQYVLAFRGIGGKIFGEKKEYFKYYIGGFNTLRGHPFIEYGGTNVFLFNAEFRFTFIESIRMGWPLFLKIGNIGGVLFVDAGSAWDNEYTFINKETGEFQDFKMDMGFGFRLTLYPIVILKLDYAWPYYYGRFGQKEIVFSLGYEF, encoded by the coding sequence ATGATAAAAAAACATATACATATTCTTTTTACAATTATCATAAGTGTAATCATTCCATTGATTATATACCCCTTTGGTAAGAATAAGGTCACAGTTGAAGTTTTTAAGTGGCATATACTGAAAACTGTTCATTTTAATGTGTATTATCCTTACGGCATGGAACAGCTAGCAGCCAAAACTGCCCTAATTGCTGAAAGGGCATATGTTCATTTAGCTGATGCATTGCAACATCAACTCAATGACCCGGTCCCCATCATAGTCTTTCCATCTCATATAGATTTTCAGGAAAATAATATTCTTCTCCAAATCATAGGCGAGGGGACTGGTGGTTTTACCGAAGCGTTTAAAAACAGAGTGGTTGTGCCTTTCAATGGTTCCTATGATGAATTTCAGCATGTTCTGGTGCATGAGCTTGTGCATGCATTCCAGTATAATATTCTTATGCGCGATAGCTCCGGCAAAATGCAATCCATGATGAGCATGGGGGCAGTGCCATTATGGTTCACTGAAGGCATGTCCGAATATTTGTCTATTGGCTTTGATGAAACTGCAGATATGACCATGCGGGATTTTTTTCTGAATGATCAGTATATCAGTTTGATTGATTTTACCACCTATCGCGTTGGGAACATGTATTACTACTATAAGGTTGGACAGGCGTTTTTTTATTATTTTGAAACAACCTATGGGAAAGGAAAAATTGGTGAATTTTTACGAGATATCAGGGACTTAGATAACTTTGAAGAAGCATTAAAAGTGCATACAAAGAAAAATCTTGAAGAAATTGATACTGAATTTAAACATTTTTATAAGAAGCGATTGTATCCAGTAATAGCAGGAAGAAACTTTGATGAAGAAGAAGGAAAAAGAATTACCAATCACAAGAAAACCCGTTCAATATTTAATACCTGCCCGGCAATCTCACCTGATGGCACAAAAATAGCATATATTGACAACAGGGATATTTATTCATCAATATCAATACTAACTATTGGCCAAGAAGATGCAGAACAGAAAGCACGCGTTATACTTAAAGGGAATGAAACCTCTGAATTTGAAGGGATGCATTTACTTGATAATTATCTGTCGTGGACACCCGATGGCAAGGGCATTGTGTTTGTTTCTCAGTCAAAAAACAGAGATGTATTATTCATCATTGATGCCCACACTGGCAAAATTATTAATGAAATTGTGTTGCCGTTCAGGGCAATAAAGGATCCTTCGCTATCGCCTGACGGCAAGTACATAAGCTTTATTGGGCAGGTAAATATACAGAGCGATGTGTATCTATACTCGTTGAAAGATAAAACGTTGAAGCAAATAACAAATGATGTCTTCTGTGAACGCTATCCTAAACTCAATGCAGATAATTCAATTATCTTTTATTCATCCAATTATCCCACTGGTGATTATACTAGCTCGCAGTATGCTATTATAAAGCATACATGTGCAACAGGTGCCCGCCAAATAATTGTGCCGCCACAGTCAAAAAATTTACAGGTTGATATCGCAAATGATGGCACCAGCTTAGTATATATTTCCAACCGAGAAGGCATATACAACGTATATAAGTATGATATATCTAGCTCCACCGAAACCAAGATAACCAATGCATCAACCGGTATTTTCTATCCACGCATCTTCCCTGATGGTAAGAAAATTGCTTTTGTATCATACCAGAATGGAGGGTATGATATATTTATAAAAGAAGACATTAAACCAGTAACTATCGCCCCTCCTTTTAATACTGAACATATACCTGTTATGTTGCCCGCACACTACTTCCCATTATCGCAGGCCATATGGGACAATTACACTACTACTGTTTCCCCGGATTGGGTGTTCTTTGGCCTTGGTGGTACTGTGGGATATGGCTTTGCAGGTTTTGCTCAGATGAGTTTCAGCGATTATTTGGGGGACAACCGGGTTGTGGTAACCACCGATTATCTGCGCTACGGCAGCAGTGCTAATTATTTGAACTGGGATGTGCAATACCTTTACCTGCGCTACAGGTGGGATTACTCTCTGGGATTTTTCAGACAAAAGAATCCTTTTGGCATATTTACACTAGCAAGTATTAATGATCTTATTCACAATGCTTACTGGTCAACTTTGTCAATGGATCATTACGGGGTATACGCAATTGCAAGCTATCCGTTTACTAAATTTTCCAGGTTCAGCACACGTATTTCCTCAAGCCGATATGAACGTGATTACAGTTACCTTGACCAGCGCCCTGATGTGTTTGCCAATTTAAATTCAGTTTCGGTGTCATATAATTACGATAATGTATTGTGGGGATTCCTTGCGCCTTTGCGAGGCACGCGTGGGCAGATAATGTTTACACAGGTTGTAAACCTCACAGGGCAGGATTATTCCTTCAGCAGTATTGATATTGATGTACGACGCTACTTCTTTTTGGACAAACAGTATGTACTGGCTTTCAGAGGTATTGGAGGCAAGATATTTGGCGAAAAGAAAGAATATTTTAAATACTACATTGGTGGTTTTAATACACTCAGAGGGCATCCATTTATAGAATATGGTGGCACTAACGTGTTCCTTTTTAATGCTGAGTTTAGATTTACGTTTATTGAATCAATACGTATGGGATGGCCGTTATTTTTAAAAATTGGCAATATTGGCGGCGTTTTATTTGTTGATGCTGGTTCGGCGTGGGATAATGAATATACTTTCATAAATAAGGAAACAGGGGAATTTCAAGATTTTAAAATGGATATGGGTTTTGGGTTTCGACTTACCTTGTATCCAATAGTTATTTTAAAGCTTGACTATGCGTGGCCATATTATTATGGAAGGTTTGGCCAAAAAGAGATAGTCTTCAGTTTGGGGTATGAGTTTTAA
- the hisH gene encoding imidazole glycerol phosphate synthase subunit HisH: MITVIDYGMGNLRSVVKAVEKYTTDVRVSSDPSSIATSKALIMPGDGAFGQAMENLTKLGWVKPLTEFIKNGGYFFGICLGYQLLFSSSEEFGHHKGLDIIPGSVVRFNTDLKVPHMGWNQVTFRNQHPVIEGIPQDSYFYFIHTYYPEVSDSSWIIGVTCYSVVFPSIVGKGNCIATQFHPEKSHKYGLRMIENFVRLACS, translated from the coding sequence ATGATTACAGTTATCGATTATGGTATGGGGAATTTGCGCTCGGTAGTAAAGGCAGTGGAGAAATATACCACTGATGTGCGTGTAAGCTCTGACCCCAGCAGTATAGCAACATCAAAAGCCCTAATAATGCCGGGAGATGGTGCGTTTGGACAGGCTATGGAAAATTTAACAAAGCTGGGATGGGTCAAGCCGCTTACAGAATTTATAAAAAATGGGGGATATTTTTTTGGGATTTGCTTGGGGTATCAGCTGTTATTTAGCTCAAGTGAGGAGTTTGGTCATCATAAGGGGCTTGACATAATACCGGGCAGCGTGGTACGATTTAACACTGATTTAAAGGTGCCACATATGGGATGGAATCAGGTTACATTCAGAAATCAACATCCAGTTATTGAAGGCATACCTCAGGACAGTTATTTTTACTTTATACACACATATTATCCTGAAGTCAGCGATAGCTCATGGATAATTGGTGTAACTTGCTACTCAGTAGTGTTTCCCAGTATTGTAGGCAAAGGCAACTGTATAGCCACACAATTTCACCCTGAAAAGAGCCATAAGTATGGCTTGCGAATGATTGAAAATTTTGTGAGGTTAGCATGCTCGTAA
- the hisB gene encoding imidazoleglycerol-phosphate dehydratase HisB, which produces MERFAHIERKTKETDITLKLFLDSTQPSTIDTGIGFFNHMLTLFAAFSRMSIQLNAKGDLDVDAHHTIEDTGICLGKAFQKALGDKQGIMRFGQATVPMDEACSSVIVDISGRGYFVYRGEKLHGLIHTYSEECTLEFFKSFAHNALITMHIQQMYGDNKHHIHESIFKAAGLALYRAYMLGDSTGIPSTKGVL; this is translated from the coding sequence ATGGAACGGTTTGCACACATAGAGCGTAAAACCAAAGAAACCGACATAACCTTGAAGTTGTTTCTCGATAGTACACAGCCAAGCACAATAGACACTGGTATTGGCTTTTTTAACCATATGCTCACCCTTTTTGCAGCATTTAGCAGGATGAGTATTCAGTTGAACGCAAAAGGTGACCTTGATGTTGATGCACATCACACAATTGAAGATACGGGAATATGCTTGGGCAAAGCATTTCAAAAGGCTTTAGGTGACAAACAGGGAATCATGCGTTTTGGGCAGGCTACCGTTCCAATGGATGAGGCATGCAGCAGTGTTATTGTTGATATATCAGGAAGAGGGTATTTTGTATACCGAGGTGAAAAGTTGCATGGCCTGATACACACATATAGTGAGGAATGTACGCTGGAATTTTTTAAATCATTTGCGCACAATGCTTTAATAACCATGCATATACAGCAAATGTACGGTGACAACAAACACCATATACATGAGTCAATATTTAAAGCAGCAGGGTTGGCTCTCTATAGAGCATATATGTTGGGCGATAGCACCGGCATTCCTTCAACAAAGGGTGTTCTATGA